In Gimesia panareensis, the genomic window CAGCCAATGCGCCAATGCCTTATCGGGCACCTCAGCAGCAGCCCCAAATGCAACCTCAGATGCAACAACCTCAAATGCAGCCACCTCAGGGAAATCCACCCCCGGCGGATCCGAATGCCTTAACTCGTCCGGTCCCGGGATATACAGGGGGCCCCTATGTAAAGGGAGGTGATCAATACTGGTTGCCGAACAATCAGGTCCCTCAGGTGGGGAGTCCTTATTACTATAGTGCCACGCAAGGTGCGGAGGGGACCTACGGGATGACGAGCCCCCGGGTGGGCATTCGTGCCGGCCAGACCTGGTATGGCGGTTACGATGAAGCGAATACCGGTGCTCAGAATCAGGCCCTGAGGGGCAGCGGCGATCCCTATACCCGTCATTTTGGTCCGGGATTCTACCGATCCAATGAGTATGGTCACTACTACTTCCCGTCCTACAGTTATCGCCGCCCCTGGTACAATCCGGGAGCTCCGACTTATAACCGAGACACGAATTATCGGTGGTAAAACCCGATAACATATTGATTTGCATTGATGGGAAGCATGCTTGCTCCAGGCCCGGGAATCAAACCCGGGCTTTTTTTATGGTCCTGTGAATTAAGGGTTTTCACTCAAACTTTCCACCAGAGTCTGAAAATTAACGTGAACCGTTCTAATCCCATTTTCGTGAATAGCCGATACAAACTATACAATATGGAATCTGTCTACCCGAATTGCGTCTTCAGTTTCGTTGATCGATCGCTGGGAAATTGTGTTTTCCTCTGAAATGTAAACACGGTGGATGAGACTTAAGGTCATAAGCAGACAGTGAGTTAAGGATAACTTGCTGAGATAACATAAAGTTCTTACTGATTCTTCAACCTGGTCGCGAGAACTCGCAGGTAATTAACACCGGGACAGGAACTCACGTAAAACGCAAACACCTTTTTCCTCTTTGCAGGTAAATTGGGGAGCGACTGCGGATGTACAAACAGAATTGCCACGGATCGGCATTTCGAAATTATGAAAAGCGACGTGCTCAAACTGTCATGAAATGGGCGACGTTGTTTTTCATCAGTTTCACGACGATCGCTCAATCTGCGTTTGCCCAGGGGCCTGCGATGCGCCAGCTGCCTCCCCGTCAGGCAGGAAACCAGTATGTCCCTGTAAATCAGTATGTACCCGCGAATCAGTATGGTCCCGCACCCGTTCAGGTTTCTGCTCCCCCCGCCCAGTCTTATCAACAGCCGGCATATCAACAACCGGTTCCCGTGTCGCAGGCTCCCCAGGGAGTGATCCCGATTCAGGATGCGCAAGCCACCACGGGAGGACCGCAAATCCAGATGGTGCAGGATACCGGTCGGATCACCCGTAAACCACTGCCTTCACAGATCCGCTCAACCCCTGGTATTTTCGACGAGATGGAAATCATCATCCGCCGGAGCCAGTTGATCATTACGAATTCCCGAATTCGTCGTTACGCGATTGCAGATCCTTCGATCATCGAATTCGTGACTTATTCCCCCACCGAAGTTTCCATCGTGGGACTGGAGCTGGGCACGACCACGTTAACGCTCTGGTTTGAAGGCGATGATACGCCAATCACTTACCTGGTGCATACGATTCAGGATCCCAGCCTCGAAGGGCAGCGACGGATCGACTATGGAAAACTGGAACGCAAAATTGCCGTGCTGTTTCCCAACAGTAAGGTCTATCTGATTCCCCTTTCTCGCAAGATTATCGTCAAAGGTCAGGCATCTGATCCGACGGAAGCCGCGAATATCATGAATGTGATTCGCGGGGAAGTCATCAACTACGAAGGAAACCTGGGCGGACCTCAACCCAATGGAGTGGGCGCCGGTTATTATGGTGGAGGGGGCTACGGAGACGGGCTGAACGGATTGGGTAACAACCTGTATGGTTCCTCGCTGATTGTGAACATGCTGGAGATTCCAGGCGAATTCCAGGTGATGATTCATGTCACGATTGCCCAGATCAACCGCACCATGATGCGGCAGCTGGGCGTCGATCTCAGTGTGCTGTTTGACGGCGGTCGGCAGTTTCTGGGTTCAACCATGGGAGGTGTCCCTTCCACACTGACCGGTATTTTTGAAGCCGGTGAAGTTAATGTTCTGATCAATGCTCTGGCGGAGAACGGGACCACCAAGATTATGGCTCGCCCGACTCTGACTGTGTTGAGCGGTCACTCGGCCAGCTTCCTCGCCGGTGGTGAATTCGCCGTGCCGACCATTGTGGGCGTCGGAGGGGCACAGGGAACTTCAACCACCTTCCGTGGTTTTGGTACCTCAATTGTGGTGACCCCCATCGTGCTCGACAAAGATCTGATCCGGATGCGGATTGTGCCGGAATACAGCCAGGTGAATGACAGCAACTCCGTGCAGGGAATTCCCGGTCTGAACTCACGACGTGCACAGACAACGGTCGAACTCCGGGAAGGACAGACCATCGTACTGGCTGGTCTGTTTGGTCATGATGCCACAACGGGAGTGACCCGAATTCCCTGGCTGGGTGAGATTCCCCTGGTCGGACCTTACCTGTTCAGTTCCAAGAAATCGACCCAGGGTGAATCGGAGCTGCTGATTACCGTGACACCTCAGCTCGTGCATCCGATGGAAGAGGATGAAGTGCCACCGTACCCAGGGCATGAAGTCACGATTCCACACGATAAAGAATTTTACAAGTATAACATGACGGAAGGTGCTCCCGATCGGGGCGTTTATCAGCTGCAGCCTTATGGTCGCGGTGCGGGACAGGGAATCGAAGTCGGTTATCAGCCATTCAATCCTTCTCCTGCTTCACCTTATTATCCGCCGGAACAGACCGGGACGTATCAGCAGGGACCGGTCACTCAACCGATTCCTCAACGGGGCGGTGGGTTCCCCACTCAGCCTCAACCGATGCAGCAACCGAGACCGGTTCAATCGCATCAGCCTTTACCACCGCCACCGGCTCCCGGTGTGAGTGGACCTCAGGCACAGTCGACGGGATTCCTGCGGAGAAATCAGGGACAACCGGGGCAGCGTCGCTTTACACAGATGATTAAGGATCGGTTCCAGAATTCGGCTCCGGAAATGAACAGCCAGATTCAACCGACAGGATACATTGATACCAGACTGAGAGAAAAGTCGGCAGAACCACAGGAAAGCCAGTCCAGATTCTCTCTATTTGGTCAGGGTAAATAAGTTTCAGGTGGACGGGCAGGCTGGTTCACCAGCAGTAAATTGAGCCTGCAAAAAATGATGAATAAACAGAATCGAGTTGAATCATTTCTGTGATTCATCGTCAGATATTAAGTCGTAACAACCGAGGGACATGATGGCCCGTTTCACGATAATACAAAAATGGATCCTTACTGCCAGCTGTCTGATGCTGGTAGCTGGTTGCTGCCGCTGGGGTGGAGGCGGCAACTGGGGATTCCATAAGCGCTCCCTGGCAATCCCGGAGGTCTATCCTCTGGGCAGTGTCAACCGTGCGCATTATCACACCATGGAATCGAATGCGGAAGCGGTTGACTTTATTATTAACCGGAATGAATTCGTAGAAAACAGTGCCGAACTCACGACCAATGGTAAGGATCATATTCTGGAAATTGGCGCCCGCATGCGGAGCACTCCGTATCCGGTGATTGTGGAACGCAGTGATAATAACTACGCGCCTGAGATGGATGCCTACCGCAGACAGCTGGTGGCACGGATTCTCACCGACCTGGGAAATCAGGACGCCGATCAACGGACGATTGTCGCGACTCCTTACGCCCGCTCTCTGAACTCGCGTGAAGCGGAAATCGATTACTATCGCTTTATCTCCACCCGTGGTGGTTTTGGTGGTGGATTTGGTGGTGGCGGCGGCGGGGGTTTTGGCGGCGGCGGATTCGGTGGTGGCGGCGGCGGTGGAGTCGGTTTTTATTAAATCCACGCGGTCCGAAGGCCATCTCATCTGAGCTTTGAATTCAAAAACGCCACAACCTCTGACGGTTCGTGGCGTTTTTATCTATATGCAGTATAACAGGTTACGTGATGGCTTCCGGGGGTCACTTTCCTGCGATCGATTTGGAAATTGTGTGGAAATTCGTATCGACACGTTCGTGAATTCTTCATAGAATCCGCGCCTCACAATCAAATCGAGACCTTTCTCTCATCTATTGCCTCCCAATCACAATTCCCATTTCATAACTGTTCCGCCTGTGTCAGGTGCGCGACATCGATTTTTGCATGATGTCGAAAGAAGTATCGGACACCGGGGAATCACAGTTCACTTTTCATTCTGCATTGAATTGAACGATACAAAGCGATCTGCACTCGCTGAAACAAGGTTGATCTCCGATGAAAACTCGAATGTTTCAACATATCCTCACTCTCACGTGCATGGGTTTCCTGTGGACGGGCTGCCAGTCGACCCCGTTTGCCAGTCGTTCCGATTCTTCTTCTAAAGCGCTGGCAGAGCGAACTCCAGAGAAGGAAGAAGAGTCTGCCATGCAGAAAAAACTGAAACAGGCGATGGCACAGGAACGTACCAGAGCACGTCGACAACGATTGCGTGACCATTTGCAGACAGGTACTGCAGACGAACAACTGGCAGGCATGGAAGCTTCGCAGCAGCAGATTGTTCAGACCGCTGCAAAAGTGGAAGCCCAGGCACTGCCCCTCAGTGATATCCAGGCAGCAGCCCCTCAGGCGGATGCAGGAAGTCTGCAACAGGAGTTGAACCAGGCTTATGATGCAGACCGGGCAGGGAACCTGGAAAAAGCGCAAGGTTATTATCAGCGGGTTCTGGCGATGAGCCCGGATCATTTTGAAGCCCTCCATCGGCTGGCGATCATTGAAGATAAAAAACAGAACTATCCTGCTGCGGAAGCCTATTATCTGCAGGCACTGAAACTGGATCCCACCAATGCCGACCTGCTGAGTGACATCGGCTATTCCTACATGCTGCAGGGACGCGACGATTATGGCGAGAAATACCTGGAAGAGGCGCTGAAGTATCAGCCCGGTCATGCACGCTCACTTGATCACCTGGGTTGGTATTACGGACGCACCGGTCGTTACGATCAGGCGCTGGCCATGTTCCGCAAGACCGGCGGTGAAGCACAGGCGCGGCAGAAATTCGCACGACTGTTTCCCGGGGTGAATCCGGGATCGGCAACCGGCGGGCAGAACCCGATTTCACAGTATCCAGAACAGGTATCCCAATATCCTGGAAACTCATTCGCGCCGGAAAACAGCCAGCCGGGTATTCAGCCGGGTATTCAACCGGGTATTCAACCGGGTATTCAACCGGGTATTCAACCGGGTATTCAACCGGGTATTCAACCGGGTATTCAACCGGTCGGGCAGATGCAGACTGCACCACAGCAGCCTGTGCAATACGCCACAGATGGAAATCCGCAACAGCAGACGTTGAACTCACCCGGTTCTGCAGCCATGAACCCGACACAGCAGATTGCGGAGATGATGCGACGCGAACGGGAAAAGGCGATTCAGGCACGTCAATCCGCTCAGCAGTTACCAGCGATCAGTCCTAACCCCGGGATGACACCAAATCCGGGTATGACACAAATGCGTCAGGTGACAGGGGCTGTTCCTTCAGTCAACCCGCTGCAGAATATGCAGATGCAACCTCAGCCAGTCGAGACTCCTCAACCGGTTAACCAGTCTGTTGCACAACCCGCCTCCGAACCGGTTCAGATTCAGGCCTGGCCCCCGGCAAATGATCCGACGCTGAGTCAGGCAGCCGAGGCGTCTCAATACTGGTCTGACAGGGAACAGCAGCAACTGCAGAATCGGCAGCGCGCCCCGCAGGCCCCCCTGACGGTCTATCAGAATCAAGCCTATCCACAGCAGAATGTACAGGGTTATCCACAGAACCAGCAGCAGGGACAGAATCAGAATCCGCCACAAGGCTATCAACCGCAGCAGCCTGCTGTCCGCCAATTGATGCCCGCACCAGGTCCGCAACCTGGTCAGCCTCTGTACGGAAACCAGTATCAGACACCTCCCGGACAGTTTCCTGACTATCGAGCGACACAGAAGTCGGGAACCGGTGCGGGGCAGAATTCACAAAATGATCAGGATCTGATGCGGGAAGTCGCGCGTACCGGAATGAACATGGGCCCCGGCCAGATGTTTCCGGTCACCGATGCTGCCCAGGGACAGAGGGGAGGAAATGAGTCTCCGCTGATGAGTGCCCAGATGGGAACCAGTGGCGTCATTCCTGCCTCAGCGCAGGTTCCCTTCCAGAATGCCTATGGAGCCGGTAACCAGAATTCTCTCCAGCCACAGTTGGGGCAGGGGATGTCAATCGGGGGCGTACGTCAGGCCGGGTACGAATATTCCGGTCAGTCGGTCGGGCAGGGAAATGTGTATCACGCATCGATGCCTCAACGTTTCCCGGCACAGGAACAGCCGATGTCATCGGCTCTACCACAGTCAGCGATGTTTTCCACCAATCCGGCGGTAGCCCCGGCGAATGTCCGTTATCAGAATGCTGCAGGGACCGGCGGTATTACGCAAGCTGGCTATCAGAATGCAGCACCGAATCCGAATCAGCAGTCCGCCTCTCCGTTCCAGTGGGGAAGTCAGCCTGCGAACTCGAATTATCAGTTCTCCGATCCACAGAGACAGTATTAAGCTGAAATCAACTGAGCGTTTGACGTTTCAGCTGGCAAGCAGTTGCTGTTCGAGGGACTCGATGATTTCTTCCGTGGGCCATTCCTGGAGAGCGACCTGAATTGAAGAATGGTTTTCAAGCCATTTGCGAACCTGCTTTTCAGCCGACATCACCGTGCTGTGATTGCGTCCGCCGAAGTAATCACCGATTTCGCTATACGCGGCCTGCGTCAGTTTGCGTGCCAGGAACATGGCCAGCATGCGAGGCTGACTGATATTTCTGGCTCGTCGTGACGACTTCAGATCGGACTCGGAAACACCGAACGTGGAACAGACGATCTGGTTGATGTCATCCAGTTTGATAATACGGATACAGTCCCGTTCCAGATCAGCCAGCACCTGACGCGCCAGACTGGTGGTCACTTTCTGACCGGTCATCAGATGGCCGGTCTGCAGGCAGTTGACCGCCCCTTCCAGTTCCCGCACGTTATTGGTGAAGCGGCGGGCAACGTAGGCCAGTGCCCCTTCGGTGACCGGAGTTTTCAGCTTGAGTGCCCGCTGGCGGGCAATTTCCAGACGCAGTTCTTTCTCAGGAGTTTCGATGCGGCAGACCAGGCCGGACAGGAAGCGGGTGGTGAGTTCTTCGCTCATTTTGGTCAACAGCCGAGGATGACGATCCGAGGAAAAGACCAGCTGGCGTCCGTGGCTTTCCAGATGCTTGATGGTATGCAGCAGTTCTTCCTGAAAGTTTCGTTTCGATTCAAAAAAGTCGATGTCGTCAATGATCAATACATCGACGTTCCGGAATCGTTGACGAAAGCCGGGCAGGGACCGTTCCTGCAGCGCTTTGGAGAAATAGTTACCGAAAGCTTCTGCAGTCAGGTAGACCACGTTCAGCGCGGGATACAGCTGACGGATTTTTCGATAGAACCCTTCCAGCAGGTGAGTCTTACCAATGCCCACACCACCATGAATGAACAGGGGATTGTAAAGTGCACCGGGTTCTTCACTGGCCTGGATCGCCGCCAGGTAAGCCAGTTGATTCGACTTGCCCGTGACAAATGTGGACAGGTCTGCAAAACGCCTGCCGCGAAACGTGGCTGACTTCTGTGAGGGATTACTGTTTCGAGGATTCCCCGATGCAGCAGTTGCTTTCCGATCGCCAGCCTCCTCGGAGACGGTCAGCGTTTTTTGACCGGACGATTTCTGTTCGCCGGTGGGCGCAGAATCGGTGAGTGCTGCGAGTTCTGGATCAACTTCCAGCCGATACTCGGCAGAAGGCCCCACGCAGGCAATCGCGGTCGCGTAGATCTGCGAGGCGAATTTTTTCTGCATCCAGGTGAGCAGAAACGGACTGGCGACGCCGATGATCAGCAGATTGCCATCCAGTTTCAGTCTGACTTTTCCTGCGAACCAGTTCTGGAAACCACGTTCACCGACCTGTTGTGCGAGCAGTCGATACACTGACTGCTCATCCGACCCGGTTGTTGCTGGCCCCAGCTTGGCTTCCGTTGGTTGTTTTGCAGAATCACAAAACGTACCCTCCACTGCCAAAGACGTGGGTTGCATCTTGCACCCTCCCCCCGCGCGCACCGTCTCCGTCCATAATACTGGAAAAAGCCAAGTCCTGCTTTTTCAGAATCGAATATGGTAGTGAGGTATATTGGAAATGATGCGCTATAAAGCTCCATTGTTAACAGCATCGTGAAGTTCTCAGGCATTGACTTCGGCGACACTGCGTTTACTCATTCAGTGGTTCTGATACTAGCTTGAATTGCTGGAGAGTCAAACAGAAACAGCGAGGAATTTTTTCAGATTTTTCAGACCGAAATCAAACACTGTTTTACCAGCAGAAAATGACATGCTCGGGCGAAAAAAATTTGTGGTGCCCCGTTCACAGCTGTCGAAAACATGTTAATTAATTTTCGGTTTTTTTTCCGGGAATGGGGAACGTAATCGCGCGTGGACGCTCAATGTGTTTTGTCTGACAAAACCCAACTCTTCATAAATCTTTATCGCATAGGAATTTTTGTGATCAACAGCCAGGGTCAATGCGGACTGTTTGTGTGCGCAGGCCTGGTCCAGTCCGAATCGAATCAGAGCGGAACCAAACCCCTGTCCCCGCTGGTCAGGGGCCACGCCCATATAGACGACTTCCCAGGTTTGATCAGTCTGATGTTCAGAGAGGAGCAGGACACCGATGTCGGTCCCGTTCCTCTGAAACAGGTACCAGTGTTCCCGATCCGAGTCCCCGGAACTGCGGTGCGATTCCAGTGACTCTTCGGCGGTACGGACCTGATTGAGTGCCGGACAATCGTGCGAGTACTGGTGGGTCAGGTCCAGCAGTTTCAGAAAACGCTGTCGGTTTAGTTCCGGATCGAAGTGAATCGCTTCAATCTGCTTGGCCTGAAGCGATGAAGTCTGCTGCCAATCGGTTAATGGATGCCGCATGAATTGCAGGTTCGTGAGGTGCGGGAAGCCATTCCGGGTCAGCAATCTGCGCAGATTGAGCTGTACCGGATCCAGTAGAACCTGGCCGATACTGACCCCTGAACGGTCGATCCGTAAAGCCATTTCCTGCAGGATCGCATCGGCACAGTCTGTTCGCTCGGAAAAGGGGGGCCAGAGACAGGCGGTGGCAGAATCGGAAAAGATGAGTATGCCCACCCCGAGCAGGCTCCCTGCTTCCCGGGCGATCAGCACCTGATTCTGACCTTCCTGCCCGCCGCCGATGGTTTTCAGGAACTGCTGAATCTGTGTCTCACGTTCGGAGTCCTGTGCATCGGCAAAGAGAAACGCGGCAGCTTCGGAGAGCTCTACCGGTGAAGCAAGTGAGACGGTGATCGACATTGGAGGCTTAGATTTCCCGAAGCGGATTGAAGTCGCCTGACTGCCACAGTCCAGCGGTCAAGCAGGTATCATAAAAAAAAGGCTGGTCGGTTGACCAGCCTCAGTTCAGGAAAGATGAGTCCAGGTTAGAATTTCACTGAGTGTAAATTGTAAGGGTTCGTACTGTCGTGTTTTAAACGAGGCAGATTATACCCATAGGGATTGGTGTTATTATCAATCAGCTGGTTTGACGAGCCCCACTGCGGACCCGGGAAATTCTGAACGGTATTGTCGACCGGGCTCAGGTTAGGATCGTTCCCCATCCAGCCTACCGGGGCTGACGGATGAATGGATTCTGCAGCATCAGTATATGGGCTCGTTTCATAACGCGGCTGCCCTGTCACCAGGAGCAGTGCCAGACAACAGGCCACGGTGGTCAGCGTCGGAAGCAGAAAGTTAAACCGGGTAGGCCGGTTCTTCCTCCGCCGGGCTGCGATCTTGGCCGATACCTGAGGCCAGACGCTGTCCTGCAAAGAAGGAACAGGAGCGCTGTCCAACTGTTGTTGTAGAGCAGAGTAGCTTTTTTGTAGTTCTTCGTACTGTGCGCGGCACTGGTCGCAGTTCTTCAACTGCTTCTCCAGTAGCTCAAGCTCTTCCCCGGACAGGTCATTTCCGACTGCCAGGGCGACGCGCGATTTCAGACCGTTACATTGTGTGCAATACATGTCTTATTATTCCTTGCCCGACATGGAATTTTCAACGTTTTGCCGATGAGACCATAATTTCTGAAAACGATTTCTGGCTTCTGCCAGCCGCCAGCGGATGGTTGCTTCTTTCCGATCCAGGATGGCAGCAATCTCAGAAGTGGAGAAGTTCTCCAGATCTCGTAATACAAGCACGGTGCGATACTTCTCGGGAATTTCTTCCAGGATGGCCTGAACTTCCTGATTGATGTCAATTTTATTCCTGGGATCAGGAACTGACGGATCAAAAGGAGTATCCGAGGGGCTGTCACTGAATAACAACCACCAGCCTCTCCGTTTTTGCTTACGCAGATAATCTAAAGCCTGATTCACCCCGATCCGGAACAGCCAGGGACCGAACCGCCTGGATGTATCAAACTGATCGAGCCGCTCATAGCTCTTCAGAAACGTATCTTGAGCCAGATCTTCTGCCAGTTCAGGGCTTTTGACAAACTGAATCAGCACTCGAATCAGCCGGCGCTCATAACGCAGGACCAATTCGCCGAAAGCACTGTCATCGCCTTTGCGAACTGCCTCTACCAGACGGGCATCACTAATGGCGCCGCCTGATGTCAGAGTTTCTCGTTGCTCTATTTTCTTATCGACCATTTCTAACTGCATGTCTACCTCCCCTCTCCGCGTTAAATGACACGCTTTGTCTTTATTACGTCAGAGGGGGGAGAATTGATGGAATTTACTAAAGATTTTGTAACGGAATCCAAAGTTTTTCCTGAGCAATGCGCCTGTCTTTAATTATACCTGTCAAATCCCCCATTTGGGGAGGATTCAGATCTTTCAGTTGGATATTTGGTAAGTGGTTATATGGTAATGGTTTGTGGTGATAATTAACTGTAGTGTCTTGAAATATTAACCTAATTTTAGTGTCCGCCTGCCCGGAAACCACAGAGCGGTCTCTAAGAGCTGTTGGGATTGAAACGCCGAATTTTTTCGGCTGGCGAGGATAGAAGCTGCGTCGGACTGATTTCGGAGCCGGTCATTAAATTCAGAAGCAGGGAATCGGAACACGAATTCTTTCTTCTGGCGGAGACCGGTTTCCCAAAGTACCTCACCCATTGATACATTGTGTAACAGTAACAAATCCGGTTTCAGCATTACATTTACGAATGGATTTGTTATTCTGGTCTGGAGAATATTCGCAGGACTGAAATGGTCCACGTCACCGGGTCTGAGGAGAGAAAACTGTGATGAATCGATGGAAATGCTGCAGTGGATTGTTAAGTGTCCTGATTCTAATGGCAGGCTGTTCCCGGGAGAAATCGACGCCTGCCGATTCCGCTCAGACCACCTCAGACAAAAAACAAACTAAGGATGCCGAAATGAATACCGGAAGTGAATTTCAACTGTCCGTTCAAAGTGAGCCTTATGGGACCACCGCCGATGGTCAGGAGATAACCCAGTATCTGCTTTCAAACCAGAAGGGGATGAGCGTCAATATCATTAACTTCGGGGCGATTGTGACGGCCATCTACCTGCCGGATAAGGCAGGCAAGTCAGAGAGCATCACGCTCGGTTTTAATTCACTGGCCGAGTATGAGAAAAAAGGCCCCTACTTCGGCGCCATCTGCGGCCGCTATGCGAACCGGATCAAGGACGGGAAATTCACACTGGATGGCAAAGAGTATCAACTGGCTCAGAATAACCCGCCCAGCCATCTGCACGGCGGCGAATCGGGTTTCGACAAGAAGGTCTGGGCCGCGGAAGAATTTTCCGAGAAAGACGCGGTTGGCGTGCGCTTGAGTCTGGTCAGTCCGGATGGCGAAGAAGGCTATCCCGGCAAACTGACGCTCAAAGTGGTCTACACACTCAACAACGACAATGAACTCAAGATCGACTACACCGCGACCACTGACAAACCGACCCCGATCAACGTGACGAACCACTGCTACTGGAATCTGGCAGGGGCCGGGGAAGGGACCATTCTGGATCACGAGCTGTTGTTGAACTGCGACAAGTATCTCCCGGTGTCCGCAGAAGCAATTCCCACCGGCGAACTGGCTCCGGTCAAAGGAACGCCGATGGACTTCACGTCGGCTCATAAAATTGGCGAACGTATTGGTCAGGTTGAAGGCGGCTACGATCACTGCTGGGTCGTCAACGCTTCGGAGAAACAGCCTGCCTTCTGTGCCCGGGCCAAAGATGCGGAATCGGGACGCGTAATGGAAATCTATACGACCGAACCGGGCGTGCAGTTCTACACGGGGAATTTCCTCGATGGTACGCCGGCCAGTGGCGGATTTCCCAAGAATGGTGCCTTCTGCCTGGAAGCACAGCATTTCCCCAACTCTCCGAATCAGCCGGAGTTTCCGAATACGATTCTCAAGCCGGGTGAAGTCTACGAACAGACGACCATCCATAAATTCTCTGTCGAATAGCATACCAGGGCGGGATCTGATTCCCGCGAAGAGGCGATCATGATGAAGCGATTGTTTTCTGCTGCGCTGCTGACACTTCTATCTCTCTCAGGGGCAGGCTTCCTTGGAGCCAGTCTCGCTGCAGCTGCGGAATCAGTTGAAGTGGTGGATGTGGAAGGACAGCCGCTGGGGGCGAATGCCAGACGCCTGGTTGCCGCCCTGGAGTATCTGGGCGCCCCGCTGCCTGAAGATCTGGTAG contains:
- a CDS encoding pilus assembly protein N-terminal domain-containing protein, whose protein sequence is MYKQNCHGSAFRNYEKRRAQTVMKWATLFFISFTTIAQSAFAQGPAMRQLPPRQAGNQYVPVNQYVPANQYGPAPVQVSAPPAQSYQQPAYQQPVPVSQAPQGVIPIQDAQATTGGPQIQMVQDTGRITRKPLPSQIRSTPGIFDEMEIIIRRSQLIITNSRIRRYAIADPSIIEFVTYSPTEVSIVGLELGTTTLTLWFEGDDTPITYLVHTIQDPSLEGQRRIDYGKLERKIAVLFPNSKVYLIPLSRKIIVKGQASDPTEAANIMNVIRGEVINYEGNLGGPQPNGVGAGYYGGGGYGDGLNGLGNNLYGSSLIVNMLEIPGEFQVMIHVTIAQINRTMMRQLGVDLSVLFDGGRQFLGSTMGGVPSTLTGIFEAGEVNVLINALAENGTTKIMARPTLTVLSGHSASFLAGGEFAVPTIVGVGGAQGTSTTFRGFGTSIVVTPIVLDKDLIRMRIVPEYSQVNDSNSVQGIPGLNSRRAQTTVELREGQTIVLAGLFGHDATTGVTRIPWLGEIPLVGPYLFSSKKSTQGESELLITVTPQLVHPMEEDEVPPYPGHEVTIPHDKEFYKYNMTEGAPDRGVYQLQPYGRGAGQGIEVGYQPFNPSPASPYYPPEQTGTYQQGPVTQPIPQRGGGFPTQPQPMQQPRPVQSHQPLPPPPAPGVSGPQAQSTGFLRRNQGQPGQRRFTQMIKDRFQNSAPEMNSQIQPTGYIDTRLREKSAEPQESQSRFSLFGQGK
- a CDS encoding tetratricopeptide repeat protein, which translates into the protein MKTRMFQHILTLTCMGFLWTGCQSTPFASRSDSSSKALAERTPEKEEESAMQKKLKQAMAQERTRARRQRLRDHLQTGTADEQLAGMEASQQQIVQTAAKVEAQALPLSDIQAAAPQADAGSLQQELNQAYDADRAGNLEKAQGYYQRVLAMSPDHFEALHRLAIIEDKKQNYPAAEAYYLQALKLDPTNADLLSDIGYSYMLQGRDDYGEKYLEEALKYQPGHARSLDHLGWYYGRTGRYDQALAMFRKTGGEAQARQKFARLFPGVNPGSATGGQNPISQYPEQVSQYPGNSFAPENSQPGIQPGIQPGIQPGIQPGIQPGIQPGIQPGIQPVGQMQTAPQQPVQYATDGNPQQQTLNSPGSAAMNPTQQIAEMMRREREKAIQARQSAQQLPAISPNPGMTPNPGMTQMRQVTGAVPSVNPLQNMQMQPQPVETPQPVNQSVAQPASEPVQIQAWPPANDPTLSQAAEASQYWSDREQQQLQNRQRAPQAPLTVYQNQAYPQQNVQGYPQNQQQGQNQNPPQGYQPQQPAVRQLMPAPGPQPGQPLYGNQYQTPPGQFPDYRATQKSGTGAGQNSQNDQDLMREVARTGMNMGPGQMFPVTDAAQGQRGGNESPLMSAQMGTSGVIPASAQVPFQNAYGAGNQNSLQPQLGQGMSIGGVRQAGYEYSGQSVGQGNVYHASMPQRFPAQEQPMSSALPQSAMFSTNPAVAPANVRYQNAAGTGGITQAGYQNAAPNPNQQSASPFQWGSQPANSNYQFSDPQRQY
- the dnaA gene encoding chromosomal replication initiator protein DnaA, which translates into the protein MQPTSLAVEGTFCDSAKQPTEAKLGPATTGSDEQSVYRLLAQQVGERGFQNWFAGKVRLKLDGNLLIIGVASPFLLTWMQKKFASQIYATAIACVGPSAEYRLEVDPELAALTDSAPTGEQKSSGQKTLTVSEEAGDRKATAASGNPRNSNPSQKSATFRGRRFADLSTFVTGKSNQLAYLAAIQASEEPGALYNPLFIHGGVGIGKTHLLEGFYRKIRQLYPALNVVYLTAEAFGNYFSKALQERSLPGFRQRFRNVDVLIIDDIDFFESKRNFQEELLHTIKHLESHGRQLVFSSDRHPRLLTKMSEELTTRFLSGLVCRIETPEKELRLEIARQRALKLKTPVTEGALAYVARRFTNNVRELEGAVNCLQTGHLMTGQKVTTSLARQVLADLERDCIRIIKLDDINQIVCSTFGVSESDLKSSRRARNISQPRMLAMFLARKLTQAAYSEIGDYFGGRNHSTVMSAEKQVRKWLENHSSIQVALQEWPTEEIIESLEQQLLAS
- a CDS encoding GNAT family N-acetyltransferase — its product is MSITVSLASPVELSEAAAFLFADAQDSERETQIQQFLKTIGGGQEGQNQVLIAREAGSLLGVGILIFSDSATACLWPPFSERTDCADAILQEMALRIDRSGVSIGQVLLDPVQLNLRRLLTRNGFPHLTNLQFMRHPLTDWQQTSSLQAKQIEAIHFDPELNRQRFLKLLDLTHQYSHDCPALNQVRTAEESLESHRSSGDSDREHWYLFQRNGTDIGVLLLSEHQTDQTWEVVYMGVAPDQRGQGFGSALIRFGLDQACAHKQSALTLAVDHKNSYAIKIYEELGFVRQNTLSVHARLRSPFPEKKPKIN
- a CDS encoding anti-sigma factor, with product MYCTQCNGLKSRVALAVGNDLSGEELELLEKQLKNCDQCRAQYEELQKSYSALQQQLDSAPVPSLQDSVWPQVSAKIAARRRKNRPTRFNFLLPTLTTVACCLALLLVTGQPRYETSPYTDAAESIHPSAPVGWMGNDPNLSPVDNTVQNFPGPQWGSSNQLIDNNTNPYGYNLPRLKHDSTNPYNLHSVKF
- a CDS encoding RNA polymerase sigma factor yields the protein MQLEMVDKKIEQRETLTSGGAISDARLVEAVRKGDDSAFGELVLRYERRLIRVLIQFVKSPELAEDLAQDTFLKSYERLDQFDTSRRFGPWLFRIGVNQALDYLRKQKRRGWWLLFSDSPSDTPFDPSVPDPRNKIDINQEVQAILEEIPEKYRTVLVLRDLENFSTSEIAAILDRKEATIRWRLAEARNRFQKLWSHRQNVENSMSGKE